A region from the Sphingomonas brevis genome encodes:
- a CDS encoding Ig-like domain-containing protein translates to ITVNQNSGANNLDLLANDTFESAARFISAVTQGAKGTVTINNNGTVGNTADDFVVYTPTAGQSGSDSFTYTVTSGGVTETATVSVTINAAGRVQPTDIKLTPAVPAGDVNLNQFDFTGSLTATDPDPGAITFSVVTQSQPGLFSISGNTLSALDIGVNKTISVTVRATQTGDPAGVFTDEVFTILTGSNGNSGDPLNGVTGDDVLYGNSGNDVLMGLGGNDTLFGQNGNDNLQGGDGNDVLNGGADVDTLTGGNGNDTFVLINSPAGSVDSILDYSNVAGNADTIDVTELLSVTAGTNVITGGFLRVTTTGLIQVDANGSAVGGQVWTTVGNVNTGAGPYAITYLSGGAATTVNVNAVAPPIALDLDGDGQVSFLGTDAGAHFDYGGGAVATAWVAGNDGLLVRDANHDGQVSADEIVFATSGSDLEGLARYDSNGDGQLSDADAGFGDFGVWQDADGDGRVDAGELQSLAAHSIAGISLTSDGVPYSAAGGDVQVVGTGSFTRTDGSTGVLADAVFNTGVRVEADAKTVAANGNNAVLLAAVAAAGLASSYAAAAQPVHEGAGDGRDTEAFAATSSTHVLSALHGAEPAETSAVAVQREAAVSMDHGNEASHVMHQADSSHSLIGSETVMRVDAAPVSPQASDAPDHGFMFASPPMVAMPSAEQLPAVLAEHGNAPSSSVVELVAEALADGQRGQAIDNLLNAVVPAHAGDAQPLAMLAAGPDGSAGFALPIMHGFTLDHLMMEHAAAVHPDALPQA, encoded by the coding sequence ATCACCGTCAACCAGAATAGCGGGGCCAACAACCTCGACCTGCTGGCCAACGACACGTTCGAAAGCGCGGCGCGGTTCATTAGCGCGGTCACCCAGGGCGCCAAGGGAACAGTAACGATCAACAACAACGGAACAGTGGGCAATACGGCCGACGATTTCGTGGTCTACACGCCGACCGCCGGGCAGAGTGGCAGTGACAGCTTCACCTACACGGTGACGTCGGGCGGAGTTACCGAGACGGCAACGGTGAGTGTGACGATCAATGCAGCCGGACGAGTCCAGCCAACCGATATCAAGCTGACACCCGCCGTTCCCGCTGGCGATGTCAATCTTAACCAGTTCGATTTCACTGGCAGTCTCACCGCGACCGACCCCGACCCTGGCGCAATTACGTTCTCAGTCGTTACTCAAAGTCAGCCCGGATTGTTTTCGATCAGCGGGAATACTTTGTCAGCGCTCGACATCGGAGTGAACAAAACCATCAGCGTCACTGTACGTGCGACTCAAACCGGCGATCCGGCAGGCGTGTTCACTGACGAAGTTTTCACGATCCTAACGGGCTCCAACGGAAATTCGGGAGATCCCTTGAATGGTGTGACTGGCGACGACGTGCTCTACGGTAACTCTGGCAACGATGTCTTGATGGGCCTCGGTGGGAACGACACTCTGTTCGGGCAGAATGGTAACGACAATCTCCAAGGCGGCGATGGCAATGACGTCCTGAACGGTGGAGCTGACGTCGACACTCTCACCGGCGGAAACGGCAACGACACGTTCGTGCTCATCAATAGTCCAGCTGGCAGCGTTGACTCGATTTTGGATTACAGCAACGTCGCGGGCAACGCTGACACCATTGACGTCACTGAGCTACTGAGTGTTACCGCCGGCACCAACGTTATCACAGGTGGGTTCCTGCGCGTTACAACGACTGGCCTAATTCAAGTCGACGCGAACGGCTCGGCGGTTGGCGGTCAAGTTTGGACGACGGTGGGCAACGTCAACACCGGCGCCGGCCCATATGCGATCACTTATTTGTCGGGTGGCGCGGCGACGACGGTTAACGTCAACGCGGTGGCTCCCCCCATCGCCCTCGATCTCGACGGCGACGGGCAGGTCAGTTTCCTCGGTACCGATGCGGGGGCGCACTTCGACTATGGCGGCGGCGCCGTGGCGACGGCCTGGGTCGCAGGTAATGACGGCCTATTGGTCCGCGACGCCAACCATGACGGGCAAGTGAGTGCCGACGAGATCGTGTTCGCAACCAGCGGCAGCGACCTCGAAGGGCTGGCCCGCTACGACAGCAATGGCGACGGGCAGCTGTCCGATGCCGACGCGGGCTTCGGCGATTTCGGGGTGTGGCAGGACGCCGACGGCGACGGCCGGGTCGACGCCGGCGAGCTACAATCGCTGGCAGCGCACAGTATTGCCGGCATCTCCTTGACCAGCGACGGGGTGCCCTATTCGGCGGCGGGCGGAGATGTCCAGGTAGTGGGTACGGGCAGTTTCACGCGGACCGACGGTTCTACCGGCGTGCTGGCCGACGCGGTGTTCAATACCGGCGTACGGGTTGAAGCAGATGCCAAGACGGTCGCTGCCAACGGCAATAATGCGGTGTTGCTGGCCGCTGTCGCAGCCGCGGGATTGGCGTCGTCCTACGCGGCTGCCGCTCAACCCGTCCATGAAGGCGCGGGCGATGGCCGCGATACCGAAGCATTCGCCGCGACGTCATCGACCCATGTCCTGTCGGCGTTGCATGGTGCCGAGCCGGCCGAGACCTCGGCGGTCGCGGTTCAGCGAGAGGCGGCCGTGTCGATGGATCATGGCAATGAGGCATCTCATGTGATGCATCAGGCCGACTCCAGCCACTCGCTGATCGGATCGGAGACGGTCATGCGGGTCGATGCCGCGCCAGTGTCGCCTCAGGCTTCCGATGCACCAGACCATGGCTTCATGTTCGCATCGCCCCCGATGGTGGCGATGCCCTCGGCGGAGCAGCTGCCGGCCGTCCTTGCGGAACATGGCAACGCACCAAGCTCAAGTGTGGTCGAGCTAGTCGCCGAAGCACTTGCCGATGGGCAGCGGGGACAGGCGATCGACAACCTGCTCAATGCGGTGGTCCCCGCTCACGCAGGCGACGCGCAGCCGCTGGCGATGCTCGCGGCGGGGCCGGACGGATCGGCTGGCTTTGCCTTGCCGATCATGCACGGCTTCACGCTCGATCATTTGATGATGGAGCATGCCGCGGCGGTCCATCCGGATGCGTTGCCGCAGGCCTAG
- a CDS encoding response regulator, whose translation MTRVLLADDHPMIRTALEVLLGDTSYELAGIAGTGEAALEELERLDPEILLLDLQMPGGTGMDVLRAVRARKKPVKVILLTAAIDDHTLLEAKALKVHGMVLKNSDPAYLLDCLDSVRLGRNWIDPELAERAADLAKAGKRSAHRSLAPRERQLVDFVRRGLRNREIAEQLGVTEGTVKAYLHAIFEKLGVSSRTELAIRAGEFLAVP comes from the coding sequence ATGACCCGGGTATTGCTGGCCGACGATCATCCGATGATCCGCACTGCGCTCGAAGTGCTGCTCGGCGACACCAGCTATGAGCTGGCCGGGATCGCCGGCACCGGCGAGGCCGCGCTTGAGGAGCTGGAGCGGCTCGACCCGGAAATCTTGCTGCTCGACCTGCAAATGCCGGGAGGCACCGGCATGGATGTGCTGAGGGCGGTGCGAGCCAGGAAGAAGCCGGTCAAGGTGATCTTGCTGACCGCTGCGATCGACGACCATACGTTGCTCGAGGCAAAGGCGCTCAAGGTACACGGGATGGTCCTCAAGAACAGCGACCCGGCATATTTGCTCGACTGCCTCGACAGTGTTCGCCTCGGCCGCAACTGGATCGATCCCGAGCTGGCGGAGCGCGCCGCCGACCTCGCCAAGGCCGGCAAGCGCAGCGCTCATCGCAGCCTCGCCCCGCGCGAGCGGCAGCTGGTCGATTTCGTCCGCCGGGGCCTGCGCAACCGCGAGATAGCGGAGCAGCTCGGCGTGACGGAGGGCACGGTCAAGGCGTACCTCCACGCGATTTTCGAAAAGCTCGGAGTCAGCAGCCGGACGGAGCTGGCCATCCGCGCTGGCGAATTCCTCGCCGTCCCCTGA